A genomic window from Candidatus Nealsonbacteria bacterium includes:
- a CDS encoding alanine--tRNA ligase: MKSLDIRNKFIEFYKERGHKLIPSASLIPENDPTLLFVNSGMFPLVPYLLGEDHPKGKRLVNFQRSFRTDDIEEVGDNRHTTFFEMLGNWSLGDYFKEEQLNWWFEFLVETIGLDPKKIYQTVYLGDGNIPKDDESISILKNIYNKYGIKAEEGPETLSKGDLGPGVEIDFDEHRIFAYRDKNWWQRGDALGELGGPDSETFYDTGKDHNLKFGEHCHINCDCGRFLEVGNSVFMQYQKTEDGWAELKNKNVDFGGGLERLVMVTSGVDNIFETDVFLPIISAIEDLSGKKYRDNFKEFEIIADHIKAATFIMGDERGVAPSNKQQGYFVRRLIRRAIRYGKQIGINSDGWLKNLSVKVIEINKDIYPELENNSSFILEEIEKEENRFQSSLVKGLREFEKIGGEKVISGENAFNLYQTYGFPIEMIFELANERGQELDISSFQDQLKRHKELSQVTSAGMFKGGLADSGEKTTKFHTATHLLLKSLREVLGEEVAQKGSNITSERLRFDFSYSRKLTEQEIKEVEDMVNNKIEDDFEVTKEEMNLEEALSSGALAFFGEKYPDRVKVYTIKDEAGNIFSKEICQGPHISRTSEIGQFKIIKEESSSSGIRRIKAIIK, translated from the coding sequence ATGAAATCACTTGATATAAGAAATAAATTCATTGAATTTTATAAAGAAAGAGGTCATAAGCTAATACCTTCTGCTTCTTTGATACCGGAAAACGACCCGACCTTACTTTTTGTTAATTCGGGCATGTTTCCCTTGGTTCCTTATCTTTTAGGAGAAGATCATCCTAAAGGAAAAAGGCTTGTTAATTTTCAAAGATCATTTAGAACGGATGACATTGAAGAAGTGGGGGATAACCGTCATACTACTTTCTTTGAAATGCTTGGAAACTGGTCATTGGGTGATTATTTTAAAGAAGAACAACTTAATTGGTGGTTTGAGTTTTTAGTTGAAACTATTGGTTTAGATCCTAAAAAGATATATCAAACCGTCTATCTCGGTGATGGCAATATCCCTAAGGATGATGAATCTATTTCAATACTAAAAAATATATATAATAAGTACGGTATCAAAGCAGAAGAAGGTCCGGAGACTTTGAGTAAAGGTGATTTGGGTCCCGGGGTGGAAATTGATTTTGATGAGCACAGAATATTTGCATACAGAGATAAAAATTGGTGGCAAAGGGGCGATGCTCTAGGCGAACTTGGTGGCCCAGATTCAGAAACTTTCTATGATACAGGTAAAGATCATAATTTAAAATTTGGAGAACATTGTCATATAAACTGCGACTGCGGCAGATTTTTAGAAGTAGGAAATTCAGTTTTTATGCAATATCAAAAAACTGAAGATGGGTGGGCTGAATTGAAGAATAAAAATGTTGATTTTGGTGGGGGATTAGAAAGACTTGTTATGGTAACTAGTGGTGTTGATAATATTTTTGAAACCGATGTTTTTCTTCCAATTATTTCTGCGATTGAAGATCTTTCAGGAAAAAAATATCGTGATAATTTTAAAGAATTTGAAATTATAGCTGATCACATTAAAGCAGCCACCTTTATTATGGGAGATGAAAGGGGGGTCGCTCCTTCTAATAAGCAACAAGGATACTTTGTTAGACGTTTAATAAGAAGGGCGATAAGGTATGGAAAACAAATAGGAATAAATTCTGATGGTTGGTTGAAAAATCTTTCAGTTAAAGTTATAGAAATAAACAAGGATATATATCCTGAATTAGAAAATAATTCATCGTTTATTCTGGAAGAAATTGAAAAGGAAGAAAATAGATTTCAGAGTAGTTTAGTTAAGGGGTTGAGAGAATTTGAAAAGATTGGCGGTGAAAAAGTTATTTCTGGAGAAAACGCTTTTAACCTTTATCAAACATACGGATTCCCCATAGAGATGATATTTGAACTAGCTAATGAGAGAGGGCAGGAGCTTGATATTTCTAGTTTCCAGGATCAGCTTAAAAGACATAAGGAGCTTTCTCAAGTTACTTCGGCAGGAATGTTTAAGGGAGGTCTTGCAGATTCGGGAGAGAAGACAACGAAATTCCACACTGCCACTCATTTACTTTTGAAGTCTTTAAGGGAAGTTTTGGGAGAAGAAGTAGCTCAAAAGGGTAGTAATATAACTTCAGAGCGATTACGTTTTGATTTCTCTTATTCTAGAAAATTAACTGAACAAGAAATAAAGGAAGTGGAAGATATGGTTAATAACAAGATAGAGGATGATTTTGAGGTGACAAAGGAAGAAATGAATTTAGAGGAAGCTTTAAGCTCTGGGGCGCTTGCTTTCTTTGGGGAAAAGTATCCAGATAGAGTAAAAGTTTATACAATTAAAGACGAAGCTGGTAATATTTTCAGTAAGGAAATTTGTCAGGGTCCTCATATTTCAAGAACTTCAGAAATTGGACAATTTAAGATAATTAAAGAAGAATCGTCTTCGTCGGGAATAAGAAGAATAAAAGCAATAATTAAATAA
- the infA gene encoding translation initiation factor IF-1, giving the protein MNTKKEALQKTGIVVESLPNAHFKIKLDDEEREVIGHLAGKMRMHRIRVLPGDKVTLEMSAPTDTRGRIVYRKK; this is encoded by the coding sequence ATGAATACAAAAAAAGAAGCTCTACAAAAGACTGGAATAGTGGTGGAATCGTTGCCAAATGCTCATTTCAAGATAAAATTAGATGATGAAGAAAGGGAAGTTATTGGTCATCTTGCTGGAAAAATGAGAATGCATCGGATAAGGGTATTGCCAGGCGATAAAGTAACATTAGAGATGAGTGCTCCAACTGATACTAGAGGGAGGATTGTGTATAGAAAGAAGTAA
- the rpmJ gene encoding 50S ribosomal protein L36 yields the protein MKVRSSVKQICKDCKVVRRKGRVYVICIIKKHKQRQG from the coding sequence ATGAAAGTCCGTTCTTCAGTTAAGCAAATTTGTAAAGACTGTAAAGTTGTCCGACGAAAAGGCCGGGTTTACGTGATTTGTATTATTAAAAAACATAAGCAAAGACAAGGATAA
- the rpsM gene encoding 30S ribosomal protein S13, translated as MPRIAGVNIPENKRILISLTYIYGLGSVVTKNILDEIKIDGNRKASDLTQDEIKKLKDLIEKKYRVEGDLRRDIMMNIKRLREVGSYRGSRHIKKLPARGQRTKTNSRTIRGNVRRTVGSGKKGAPAPK; from the coding sequence ATGCCAAGAATCGCAGGTGTTAACATTCCCGAAAACAAAAGAATACTTATATCTCTAACCTATATCTATGGGCTTGGTTCGGTTGTAACTAAGAATATATTAGATGAGATCAAGATTGATGGTAATAGAAAAGCATCAGATCTTACTCAAGATGAGATTAAGAAGTTGAAAGATTTGATTGAAAAGAAATATAGAGTGGAGGGGGACCTAAGAAGAGACATAATGATGAATATTAAAAGGTTAAGAGAGGTTGGATCTTATAGAGGATCTCGACACATTAAAAAATTACCTGCAAGAGGTCAACGAACTAAGACCAATAGCCGAACTATTAGAGGAAATGTAAGAAGAACCGTGGGCTCCGGAAAAAAAGGTGCTCCAGCTCCTAAATAA
- the rpsK gene encoding 30S ribosomal protein S11, whose product MGKKRIAEKTKEELQAEREQLDKVMKTDAKGKSKGIREGRVYISCSYNNTLLTLADGQGNVLGWASSGNIGFKGSKKATPFAASKVADVISQKAQKIGIEKISIFIKGIGGGRDSSIRSLAARGFDIISIKDVTPIPHNGCRPPKARRV is encoded by the coding sequence ATGGGCAAAAAACGAATTGCAGAAAAAACTAAAGAAGAATTACAGGCTGAGCGCGAGCAGTTAGACAAGGTAATGAAAACGGACGCCAAGGGTAAATCAAAGGGTATAAGAGAGGGAAGAGTTTATATTTCCTGTTCTTATAACAATACTTTACTTACTCTTGCCGATGGTCAAGGCAATGTTCTTGGCTGGGCGAGTTCTGGTAATATCGGATTTAAAGGTAGCAAAAAAGCAACACCTTTCGCAGCCTCTAAAGTAGCTGATGTTATTTCTCAGAAAGCTCAAAAGATTGGAATCGAAAAAATATCAATATTTATTAAAGGAATAGGTGGCGGAAGGGATTCTTCTATCAGGTCATTAGCTGCACGAGGATTTGATATCATTTCAATAAAAGATGTCACTCCGATCCCTCACAATGGATGTAGACCGCCTAAAGCAAGAAGAGTATAG
- the rpsD gene encoding 30S ribosomal protein S4 has translation MTTEQCKICRRQGIKLFLKGERCYGQKCGIVKRNYPPGIRSKRRGKKISEYGRALMEKQKMRHWYNLSESQFSKYVKNILDKKERSEGAGDLLVKRIESRLDNIIFRLGFTLSHRDARQMVNHGHFMVNGRKVDIPSYEVKKGDEIEVKAGSKKKKEFEDIKASLKNFTPPVWLSLDKEGMKVKVLSLPTEEEANVPVETTVVFEFYSK, from the coding sequence ATGACAACAGAACAATGTAAAATTTGCAGAAGACAGGGAATTAAACTTTTTTTAAAAGGAGAGCGTTGCTACGGACAAAAATGCGGTATTGTTAAAAGAAATTATCCACCTGGAATAAGATCTAAGAGAAGAGGAAAAAAGATCTCCGAATACGGAAGGGCTTTGATGGAGAAGCAAAAAATGAGACATTGGTATAATTTAAGTGAGTCTCAATTCTCTAAATATGTAAAAAATATTCTTGATAAGAAAGAAAGATCTGAGGGAGCAGGGGACTTGCTAGTCAAAAGAATAGAGAGTCGTTTAGATAATATTATTTTCAGACTAGGATTTACCTTATCACATCGTGATGCAAGACAAATGGTTAATCATGGACATTTTATGGTTAACGGACGAAAGGTAGACATCCCTTCTTATGAAGTTAAGAAAGGAGATGAAATAGAGGTTAAAGCCGGATCAAAGAAAAAGAAGGAGTTTGAAGATATTAAAGCATCTCTTAAGAATTTTACTCCTCCAGTATGGCTTTCTCTTGATAAAGAAGGAATGAAGGTAAAAGTCCTTAGTCTTCCTACTGAAGAAGAAGCTAATGTTCCAGTTGAGACAACTGTTGTATTTGAATTTTATTCTAAATAA
- a CDS encoding DNA-directed RNA polymerase subunit alpha, whose protein sequence is MISLPSKPKVTQKKENTAVFEIEGLYPGFGVTIGSSLRRVLFSSLEGAAVTQIKIEGVQHEFSTLPGVLEDVITIILNIKQLRFKVHGDEPQKAFLKVTGDKEVKGSDIELPTQVELASKDIHIATLTDKKASLNIKFQIEKGLGYVTAEQDKREKLEVGEISIDAIFTPIKGVNFRVENMRMGKRTDFNRLFLEIETDGTITPEKAFHEASEILVKHFSSFLETEKEEVLEKEEVLKKEEKIKEDDPTKMKIEDLGINPRVLNVLIKNNIKTVGGLLRKNEESLVSLEGMGSKGVEDIKKILKKLGLELK, encoded by the coding sequence ATGATATCCTTACCTTCCAAACCAAAGGTTACGCAAAAAAAAGAAAATACAGCTGTTTTTGAAATTGAAGGATTGTATCCTGGTTTTGGGGTTACAATAGGAAGTAGCTTAAGGAGGGTTCTTTTCTCATCTCTTGAAGGAGCAGCTGTAACTCAGATAAAGATAGAGGGAGTTCAACATGAATTTTCTACTCTCCCTGGAGTCTTAGAAGACGTTATAACCATCATTTTAAACATTAAACAGCTTAGATTTAAAGTTCATGGAGACGAGCCTCAAAAGGCATTTTTGAAGGTTACAGGAGATAAAGAGGTCAAGGGTTCTGATATAGAATTGCCCACACAAGTTGAATTGGCTAGTAAAGACATTCATATTGCCACATTAACTGACAAGAAAGCTAGTTTAAACATTAAATTCCAGATTGAGAAAGGATTGGGATATGTTACCGCAGAACAAGACAAAAGAGAGAAGCTTGAAGTAGGTGAAATATCAATAGATGCAATTTTCACTCCTATTAAAGGTGTTAATTTCAGAGTTGAAAATATGAGAATGGGAAAAAGAACTGACTTTAACAGACTTTTCCTTGAAATTGAAACAGACGGAACTATTACTCCAGAAAAAGCATTTCATGAAGCTTCAGAAATATTAGTTAAGCACTTTTCTTCGTTTCTAGAAACAGAAAAAGAAGAAGTCCTTGAAAAAGAAGAAGTCCTTAAGAAAGAAGAGAAAATAAAGGAGGATGACCCTACGAAAATGAAGATAGAAGATTTGGGAATTAACCCAAGGGTTTTAAATGTTTTAATAAAGAATAATATCAAGACCGTTGGAGGCCTTTTGCGAAAGAACGAAGAGTCGCTTGTATCTCTTGAAGGAATGGGGTCAAAAGGAGTAGAGGACATTAAAAAGATCCTTAAAAAACTCGGTCTTGAATTAAAGTAA
- the rplQ gene encoding 50S ribosomal protein L17, giving the protein MRKLKKGRILSRKRDQRRALLKSLGRALVLNEQIKTTEVKAKEVAVFVEKQITKAKKGDLHSRRLLIRFFSEDVAKKMIEDLALRYKDRQGGYTRIIKIGPRASDSAKMAFIELVK; this is encoded by the coding sequence ATGCGCAAATTAAAAAAAGGAAGAATACTTTCAAGAAAAAGAGATCAACGAAGAGCTCTTTTAAAGTCATTGGGCAGAGCTCTTGTTTTGAATGAACAGATTAAAACGACTGAGGTAAAAGCCAAAGAAGTAGCTGTATTTGTAGAGAAGCAAATTACCAAAGCTAAGAAGGGAGACCTTCATTCAAGAAGACTTTTGATTAGATTTTTCTCTGAAGACGTAGCTAAGAAAATGATTGAAGACCTTGCTCTAAGATACAAGGATAGGCAAGGAGGATATACAAGGATAATTAAGATTGGACCCAGAGCCAGTGATAGCGCCAAGATGGCTTTTATAGAATTGGTAAAATAA
- the rplM gene encoding 50S ribosomal protein L13 produces MERNTHTIDAKDQTLGRLATKVSLLLRGKQKPDFAPHKDGGDFVVIENADKIKVTGKKYEQKKYYRHSGYLGGLKEQPYSKVFIKNPGEVLKKAVWGMLPKNKLRAQIIKRLKVK; encoded by the coding sequence ATGGAACGCAATACTCACACAATAGATGCAAAAGATCAAACTTTAGGCAGACTTGCAACCAAGGTATCTTTATTACTAAGGGGAAAACAAAAACCTGATTTTGCCCCACATAAAGATGGGGGCGATTTCGTTGTAATTGAAAATGCAGACAAGATAAAGGTTACGGGCAAGAAATATGAGCAAAAGAAATATTATCGCCACAGTGGTTATTTGGGTGGACTAAAGGAACAGCCTTATTCAAAAGTTTTTATTAAAAATCCGGGAGAGGTATTAAAGAAAGCTGTTTGGGGCATGCTTCCAAAGAATAAATTACGAGCCCAAATAATTAAAAGGTTAAAAGTAAAATAA
- the rpsI gene encoding 30S ribosomal protein S9, translated as MAKEETIKKEKKKKAEKKPVVKKKPAVKKKVVADPVAEEPEIEVIVDDKKDRYFEAVGRRKTAIARVRLYTKGKKDITINDKPYDKYFPTNELQEDSMSALKKMKCFDKFTVVVKVKGGGLSAQSEAVRHGTSRALVLFNEEFRKRLRRVGYLTRDPRARERKKFGLKRARRAPQWKKR; from the coding sequence ATGGCTAAAGAAGAGACAATTAAAAAAGAAAAGAAAAAAAAGGCTGAAAAGAAACCTGTGGTCAAGAAAAAACCTGCGGTTAAAAAAAAGGTTGTAGCTGATCCTGTAGCCGAAGAACCAGAAATTGAAGTTATTGTTGATGATAAAAAAGATCGATACTTTGAAGCTGTTGGAAGAAGAAAAACTGCTATTGCCAGAGTAAGACTTTATACCAAAGGAAAAAAGGATATTACAATTAATGACAAGCCATACGATAAGTATTTCCCAACTAACGAGCTTCAAGAAGATTCAATGTCTGCCCTGAAGAAAATGAAGTGTTTTGATAAGTTCACCGTTGTTGTAAAAGTTAAAGGAGGCGGATTAAGTGCTCAATCAGAAGCGGTAAGACACGGAACTTCCAGAGCCCTAGTCCTTTTTAACGAAGAATTTAGAAAGAGATTAAGAAGAGTGGGATATCTAACAAGGGATCCAAGAGCAAGAGAGAGGAAGAAATTCGGACTTAAGAGAGCAAGAAGAGCTCCTCAATGGAAGAAGAGATAA
- a CDS encoding UDP-N-acetylglucosamine 1-carboxyvinyltransferase codes for MSDKFIIEGGNQLHGQIDVKGSKNAATPIIAATLLTKEPCILSNIPLIEDVLNMINLVQSLGAKVTWLDERKVKIEAKDIDPSKIDRKLVSRMRSSILVLGPLLARCGYIELNHPGGCVIGTRSVKTHLDAFEDLGAKVEVIQVGSSFDHPYTEPTKYSEKTNLYSLKIDNDDVDGGDIVLDEFSVTGTENILMACALFPKKHVIKIAASEPHVQELVMFLKKMGVNIEGGGTSTIEISGKKKLSGVDHFISYDSVEAGTYILMASAVGGEVEVGNVPVEYMDLFFKKLRDFGANIEILKNESVLVKTPKNLRIDKIQALPYPGIPTDLQSVFGVLSTQAQGLTLIHDPLYDGRLKYLEELNKMGAEIIICDPHRAVINGPTELYGTELGPLDLRSGAALIIAGLLAKGSTVIRNASQVDRGYEKIEERLQKIGANVKRISPALVEVSDKK; via the coding sequence ATGTCTGACAAATTTATAATAGAAGGTGGAAATCAGTTGCATGGACAAATAGATGTAAAGGGGTCAAAGAACGCAGCAACACCAATCATTGCAGCCACACTTTTAACTAAAGAACCATGCATTTTGAGCAACATCCCTTTAATAGAGGATGTCTTAAATATGATCAATCTTGTCCAAAGTTTGGGAGCAAAAGTAACTTGGCTAGATGAAAGGAAAGTTAAAATAGAAGCAAAAGATATAGATCCTAGTAAGATAGATAGGAAGCTAGTTTCTAGGATGAGATCTTCCATTTTAGTCTTGGGGCCATTATTGGCTAGATGTGGATATATTGAATTAAATCATCCAGGCGGATGTGTCATTGGAACTAGGTCAGTGAAGACTCATTTAGATGCTTTTGAAGATCTGGGAGCAAAAGTAGAGGTTATTCAAGTTGGATCTTCTTTTGACCATCCTTATACTGAACCCACCAAATATTCTGAAAAAACAAATCTCTATTCTCTAAAGATTGATAATGATGACGTTGATGGTGGTGACATAGTATTAGACGAATTTTCTGTTACCGGTACTGAAAATATACTTATGGCTTGTGCACTATTTCCAAAGAAGCATGTTATTAAAATCGCTGCTTCTGAACCCCATGTTCAAGAACTGGTCATGTTTTTAAAGAAGATGGGAGTAAATATTGAAGGTGGTGGGACTAGTACTATTGAAATTTCAGGAAAGAAGAAGTTATCTGGAGTAGATCACTTTATATCTTATGATTCAGTTGAGGCTGGAACCTATATCCTTATGGCATCTGCGGTCGGTGGAGAAGTAGAAGTAGGCAATGTCCCGGTTGAATACATGGATCTCTTTTTTAAGAAATTGAGAGATTTTGGCGCTAATATTGAGATATTAAAAAACGAATCAGTTTTGGTAAAAACTCCTAAGAATTTAAGAATAGACAAGATACAAGCTCTTCCTTATCCGGGAATACCAACTGACCTTCAATCAGTTTTTGGAGTTCTTTCTACTCAAGCTCAAGGCCTAACATTGATTCACGACCCCTTATATGATGGTCGGTTAAAATATTTAGAAGAATTAAATAAAATGGGAGCAGAGATAATTATCTGCGATCCTCATAGGGCAGTTATTAATGGACCCACTGAATTATATGGAACAGAACTTGGGCCATTAGATTTAAGAAGTGGCGCTGCCTTAATAATCGCTGGTCTTTTAGCTAAGGGAAGTACGGTAATAAGAAATGCTTCCCAAGTAGATAGGGGTTATGAGAAAATTGAGGAAAGACTTCAGAAAATAGGAGCTAACGTTAAAAGAATTAGTCCTGCCCTGGTCGAAGTTAGTGATAAAAAATAA
- a CDS encoding rod shape-determining protein produces MWTKKIGIDLGTCNSLVFIPGKGVVMEEPSVVAVSVTENRVLAVGKEAKEMIGRTPDAIKVYRPLRDGVIAEYRITEVMIRYFIQKNTRYFKFLKPELVVGVPAGITSTEKRAVIEAGILAGAKAVYLAKEPILAAIGAGIPINSCSGHMIIDIGGGTSEVAVISLGGVVTFESLRTAGDKIDNAIIDYVKRKYKLAIGLQTAEDIKIKIGTAIPEKNEMTMDIRGRDLVLGLPRNITISSNEVAEAIFGPLSEIVTTVRQVLRETPPELSADVMDKGMIISGGGALLRNIDVLISQSTGVPCFIAENPLVCVAKGTGSILDNLDLYKRSIMSKK; encoded by the coding sequence GTGTGGACAAAAAAAATAGGAATTGATTTAGGAACTTGTAACTCATTAGTTTTTATTCCCGGAAAGGGAGTAGTAATGGAAGAGCCATCAGTGGTGGCAGTTTCTGTTACGGAAAACAGAGTTTTAGCTGTGGGCAAAGAAGCCAAAGAAATGATAGGCAGAACTCCCGATGCTATTAAAGTCTATCGACCACTAAGAGATGGAGTAATAGCTGAATACAGGATTACTGAAGTTATGATACGTTATTTCATACAAAAAAATACTAGATATTTTAAATTTTTAAAACCAGAATTGGTTGTTGGTGTTCCAGCTGGGATAACTTCTACTGAAAAAAGAGCCGTCATTGAAGCAGGAATCTTAGCTGGGGCTAAGGCTGTTTATTTAGCCAAAGAACCAATTTTGGCAGCAATCGGAGCAGGGATACCAATTAATTCATGTTCTGGTCATATGATAATTGATATTGGTGGTGGTACTTCTGAAGTAGCAGTTATATCTCTGGGAGGAGTTGTAACATTTGAATCATTAAGAACTGCGGGCGATAAGATTGACAATGCGATTATTGATTATGTTAAGCGAAAATATAAGCTAGCAATTGGATTACAAACAGCGGAAGATATAAAAATAAAAATTGGGACTGCTATTCCAGAGAAGAATGAAATGACTATGGATATTAGAGGGAGGGATTTGGTTTTGGGATTGCCAAGAAATATTACCATTAGTTCCAATGAAGTTGCTGAAGCGATCTTTGGACCTTTAAGTGAAATAGTAACTACGGTGAGACAAGTTTTAAGAGAAACTCCTCCGGAGCTTTCTGCTGATGTAATGGATAAAGGTATGATTATTTCAGGTGGCGGTGCGCTTTTAAGGAATATAGATGTTTTAATTTCTCAAAGCACCGGAGTCCCTTGCTTTATTGCCGAAAATCCATTAGTTTGTGTGGCCAAAGGAACCGGTTCAATTTTAGATAATCTTGATCTTTATAAAAGAAGTATAATGAGTAAGAAATAA
- a CDS encoding DNA polymerase III subunit: protein MIIGHKKQRDLFTKMIANNRIPHALLFSGYEKIGKRSIAINLAKSLICENVNGPCMNCNACLLSEKGVHPDLIIVSSLKKEIIIDQIRELSRQLSFKPYSSSVKVAIIDDAHLMNQQAQNSLLKLLEEPGDSSVIILVSDHPEILLPTIRSRVQIVKFFPVDKNEIRSHLKSANCQEDLIEGIVSFSFGKPGVALDLLFDPGKIEVRRKKVNELINIISPESRFHLRFDYVKKISEDPELVGILNIWLSYFRALFLEKIKGNKKVVYSVDRLRNILLEIEESIYLLSKTNVNNKMVLENLIMEL from the coding sequence ATGATTATCGGACACAAAAAGCAAAGGGATTTATTTACTAAAATGATAGCTAACAATCGAATACCTCACGCTTTATTATTTTCTGGCTATGAAAAAATAGGGAAAAGATCGATAGCTATTAATTTAGCCAAGAGCTTGATTTGTGAGAACGTGAATGGTCCTTGTATGAATTGTAATGCATGCTTATTATCCGAGAAGGGAGTCCATCCCGATCTTATTATCGTTTCATCATTGAAGAAAGAGATTATAATAGACCAGATCAGAGAACTTTCTCGCCAACTATCATTTAAGCCGTATTCATCTTCAGTCAAAGTTGCGATAATAGATGATGCTCACTTAATGAATCAGCAGGCACAAAATTCTCTTTTAAAATTATTAGAAGAGCCCGGAGATAGTTCGGTTATTATATTAGTTTCTGATCATCCCGAAATTCTTCTACCAACTATTAGGTCAAGGGTTCAGATAGTTAAATTTTTTCCAGTTGATAAGAATGAGATAAGGTCACACCTTAAGTCCGCCAATTGTCAGGAAGATTTAATAGAAGGAATAGTTTCATTTTCTTTTGGGAAGCCAGGTGTTGCTTTAGACTTATTGTTTGATCCCGGTAAAATAGAAGTAAGGAGAAAAAAAGTTAATGAATTGATTAACATTATATCACCAGAATCACGGTTTCATTTGAGATTCGATTACGTTAAAAAAATATCTGAAGACCCCGAGCTAGTAGGAATATTAAATATATGGTTAAGTTATTTTAGAGCATTATTCTTAGAAAAAATAAAAGGAAACAAAAAGGTAGTTTATAGTGTTGATAGGCTTAGAAATATTTTACTAGAAATAGAAGAATCAATTTATTTACTTTCCAAGACTAATGTAAATAATAAAATGGTTTTAGAAAATTTAATAATGGAATTATAA
- the frr gene encoding ribosome recycling factor — MEVVNNIIKETRTKFDKVVVFFEKDISTIRTGRATPSLVENITVDSYGVKMPLKQVASISVPSPRMLLIQPWDRSTIPSIEKAVLQSDLGVSPVTDNGSIRVSLPSLTEEYRKSLTKILNEKGEEARVSLRKAREEAWKDIQDSFKEGTVREDDKFKGKDDLQKVVDEYNKKIEEVTDRKKREILEF, encoded by the coding sequence ATGGAGGTGGTAAATAATATAATAAAAGAAACTAGAACTAAATTTGATAAAGTAGTTGTTTTTTTTGAAAAAGACATTTCAACTATAAGAACAGGGAGGGCTACCCCTTCATTAGTTGAAAATATTACAGTTGATTCCTACGGAGTTAAAATGCCTCTTAAGCAGGTAGCGTCAATTAGTGTTCCATCTCCCAGGATGCTTTTAATTCAACCTTGGGACAGATCTACTATACCAAGTATTGAGAAAGCAGTATTACAATCCGATCTGGGAGTTAGCCCGGTAACCGACAATGGATCAATTAGAGTTTCTCTGCCATCACTTACCGAAGAATATCGAAAAAGTCTGACCAAGATACTAAATGAAAAGGGCGAAGAAGCTAGGGTTTCCCTAAGGAAGGCAAGAGAAGAGGCTTGGAAAGATATTCAAGATAGTTTCAAAGAAGGAACAGTTAGGGAGGATGATAAATTTAAGGGTAAGGATGATCTTCAAAAAGTCGTTGATGAATATAATAAAAAGATCGAAGAGGTGACCGATAGGAAAAAAAGAGAGATCTTAGAATTTTAA